A genomic window from Cardiocondyla obscurior isolate alpha-2009 linkage group LG02, Cobs3.1, whole genome shotgun sequence includes:
- the LOC139113420 gene encoding trans-1,2-dihydrobenzene-1,2-diol dehydrogenase yields the protein MTVLRWGIASAGKISHDFVTALGSLPANEHNVIAVAARDLSRAKSFAKLHEIKKAYDDYAKLALDKEIDIVYIGALNPQHLDIAMLMLKHDKHVLCEKPLTMNLKQTTELINYAKSKKLFLMEAVWSRCFPLYDTIRKELASGNLGDIHQVNVSFGFKMPEKERITSKDLGGGTILDLGVYCLQFACLIYNNEMPESIKTNGFVNENGVDVSMSAVLTYKGNRTATITTHALVDLPNEAYVCGTKGTMKVPFFWCPTTLELPSGTMNVALPKVKHQTNCINSAGLSYEAVEARNCILKGLTESPKVSHETSLLLAKLEDELRKQLGVVYPQD from the exons ATGACTGTTCTACGTTGGGGTATCGCCAGTGCAGGAAAAATCTCTCATGACTTTGTAACGGCATTGGGGTCTTTGCCGGCGAATGAGCACAATGTTATTGCCGTTGCGGCGCGGGACTTGTCGCGTGCCAAAAGTTTCGCGAAACTacacgaaattaaaaaggCCTACGACGATTACGCGAAACTGGCTCTGGACAAGGAAAtcg ATATTGTATACATCGGCGCGCTGAATCCTCAACACTTGGACATCGCGATGCTAATGCTGAAGCACGACAAACATGTTCTATGCGAGAAGCCGTTGACAATGAACTTGAAGCAGACCACTGAACTGATAAATTATGCCAAAAGTAAAAAACTATTCCTGATGGAAGCTGTGTGGAGCCGCTGCTTTCCCTTATACGATACAATCAGAAAAGAACTTGCATCTGGTAATTTAGGTGACATTCATCAAGTGAATGTCTCCTTCGGTTTTAAAATgccagagaaagagagaataac ttcAAAGGATCTGGGTGGTGGCACGATTCTCGATCTCGGCGTCTATTGCTTGCAATTCGCTTGTCTAATTTACAACAACGAAATGCCGGAAAGCATTAAAACAAATGGGTTCGTGAACGAAAACGGCGTCGACGTGTCTATGTCGGCCGTTCTGACCTACAAGGGGAATCGCACTGCAACTATTACGACACACGCGCTAGTCGATTTGCCGAATGAGGCATACGTTTGCGGCACCAAAGGTACGATGAAGGTACCGTTCTTTTGGTGCCCAACGACTCTGGAGCTTCCGAGCGGTACAATGAATGTCGCGTTACCCAAAGTAAAGCATCAAACCAACTGCATAAATTCAGCTGGGCTATCTTACGAAGCTGTCGAAGCTCGCAATTGCATTCTTAAAG gCTTGACGGAAAGCCCCAAGGTATCTCACGAAACATCTTTACTTCTGGCGAAGCTGGAAGACGAATTGCGCAAGCAGCTGGGTGTTGTGTATCCccaagattaa
- the LOC139113422 gene encoding mitochondrial inner membrane protease subunit 1 encodes MLRNLSKYILGSVELACVTYCMYKFVGDIAVCDGPSMEPTLYTNDVLLLERISIRLQRFEKGDIVVSKCPNNPKENICKRIVGLPGDKITDNFTVTTVPYGHVWLEGDNRNNSTDSRVFGPIPQGLLQGRALCKILPLRDITMFTTKYAT; translated from the exons ATGCTGAGGAACCTGTCCAAGTATATTCTAGGATCCGTGGAATTGGCATGCGTAACGTACTGCATGTACAAGTTCGTCGGCGACATTGCCGTG TGTGATGGTCCATCTATGGAACCTACATTGTACACCAACGACGTACTACTTCTAGAACGGATATCAATTAGGCTGCAAAGATTTGAGAAAGGAGATATTGTTGTTTCCAAATGTCCTAATAATCCAAAGGAGAATATATGCAAGCGAATTGTAGGTCTACCTGGGGACAAGATAACTGACAATTTCACTGTAACAACa gtaCCTTATGGGCATGTTTGGCTGGAAGGTGACAATAGAAATAACTCGACAGATTCGCGGGTATTCGGGCCTATACCTCAAGGATTGTTGCAAGGCCGAGCTTTGTGCAAAATATTGCCATTGAGAGATATAACTATGTTCACAACCAAATATGCAACTTAA
- the LOC139113416 gene encoding terminal nucleotidyltransferase 4B, whose translation MDPTIGWYQPEQYGPAKDLWLHIWEAEKGIDVLTVAGNDANPMGSNAMGMRLQQDFLALDTSPATTAPGTTPSSNVTNANAGTGAGTGFSANNSSNTNGSNARSTSAVHGNAVGNGEHRVPHNACNNYYNPSRRKSDNRASTYDMNYNYNALVGAYGGCPWRVPNKHYSKGVIGLHEEIEDFFAYMCPSHEEHLLRLKVVKRIENVIFDLWPNSKVEVFGSFRTGLYLPTSDIDLVVIGMWSNLPLRTLERALLDQNIAEPSSIKVLDKASVPIVKLIDKESEIKVDISFNMNNGVKSADLINSFKSQYPVLEKLVMVLKQFLLQRDLNEVFTGGISSYSLILMTISFLQLHPRKDIHCPNTNLGVLLIEFLELYGRKFNYVKTGIRVKDGGTYISKEEIQRDMIDGHRPSLLCIEDPLTAGNDIGRSSYGALYVKSAFNWAYCILSQTVNPSNILSNDASKVSILGRIIRVTDEVIDYRKWIKDTFPVPVSEGDSLSSSTGSDASTLSAPASDTDSECSRGNSPNTGGKNENDKNKDRHLYNSHPIHNYSGRKAFKATTHANHQQNFKGSYHRINNNIVGQNKTKHALHSNGNNNNNNNNTSHSPSSRPKSMRKKQCTMQRGTGDCVR comes from the exons ATGGATCCGACCATCGGCTGGTACCAACCGGAGCAGTACGGCCCCGCCAAGGACCTTTGGTTGCACATCTGGGAGGCTGAGAAGGGCATCGACGTTCTCACGGTTGCGGGGAACGACGCTAACCCCATGGGTAGCAACGCGATGGGCATGCGGCTGCAGCAGGACTTTCTCGCGCTGGACACGAGCCCGGCGACTACCGCGCCCGGCACTACGCCGTCCTCCAACGTCACCAACGCCAACGCCGGCACTGGCGCCGGCACCGGCTTCTCTGCCAATAACTCCAGCAACACCAACGGTAGCAACGCCCGATCCACCTCTGCTGTTCATGGCAATGCCGTTGGCAACGGTGAGCACCGCGTGCCTCACAATGCCTGCAACAATTATTACAACCCGTCCCGCAGGAAAAGCGACAATCGGGCGAGCACCTACGATATGAATTACAACTACAATGCCCTCGTCGGCGCCTACGGTGGGTGCCCTTGGCGAGTGCCCAACAAGCACTACTCCAAAGGAGTGATCGG ATTACATGAGGAGATAGAAGATTTTTTCGCATACATGTGTCCCTCACATGAAGAGCATCTACTAAGATTGAAAGTTGTAAAAAGAATAGAGAATGTAATCTTTGATCTCTGGCCGAATTCTAAGGTTGAAGTGTTTGGTAGTTTTCGCACTGGTTTATATTTGCCTACAAG TGATATAGATTTGGTAGTGATAGGAATGTGGTCAAATCTTCCATTGCGTACATTGGAACGTGCTTTACTAGATCAAAACATCGCTGAGCCATCTTCTATTAAAGTATTGGACAAGGCAAGTGTGCCAATTGTCAAATTGATCGATAAAGAAAGTGAAATTAAAGTAGACATTAGTTTCAACATGAATAACGGTGTCAAGTCAGCCGATTTGATAAACTCTTTTAAGAGTCAGTATCCAGTTCTGGAGAAGCTAGTCATGGTGTTGAAACAGTTTTTACTACAAAGAGATCTTAACGAAGTCTTTACCGGTGGTATATCCTCTTACAGTTTAATACTCATGACTATCAGTTTTTTACAA TTACACCCGAGAAAGGATATTCATTGTCCAAACACCAACTTAGGAGTGTTGTTAATCGAATTTTTAGAACTATATGgaagaaagtttaattatgttaaGACTGGCATCCGTGTAAAGGATGGCGGAACTTACATATCCAAAGAAGAG attcaACGAGATATGATTGATGGTCATCGACCATCCCTACTGTGTATAGAAGATCCGCTCACGGCTGGAAACGACATTGGTCGTAGCAGTTACGGTGCTTTGTATGTAAAGAGTGCATTTAATTGGGCCTATTGTATTCTTTCGCAAACGGTCAACCCTTCAAATATCTTAAGCAATGACGCCAGTAAAGTAAG cATATTGGGAAGAATAATTCGTGTGACCGATGAAGTAATAGATTATCGTAAATGGATTAAAGATACATTCCCTGTGCCCGTAAGCGAAGGAGACTCTCTGTCGAGCTCAACTGGTTCTGATGCATCTACTCTTTCAGCTCCTGCCAGTGATACG GACTCTGAGTGTAGTCGTGGCAATTCTCCAAATACTGGTGGGAAGAATGAAAACGACAAAAATAAGGATAGGCATTTGTATAATAGTCATCCAATCCACAATTATTCTGGGAGAAAAGCATTCAAAGCAACCACTCACG CTAATCACCAGCAGAATTTCAAAGGTAGTTATCATCGCATTAACAACAATATAGTTGGTCAGAATAAGACCAAGCACGCGCTCCATAGCAATGGAAACAACAATAACAACAATAACAATACTAGTCACAGTCCAAGTTCTAGGCCAAAGTCGATGAGGAAGAAGCAGTGTACGATGCAACGTGGGACCGGAGATTGTGTGCGGTGA
- the LOC139113421 gene encoding cytochrome c oxidase subunit 4 isoform 1, mitochondrial codes for MAGRLFVNRLRPVIQVQRCGIMTVDRIGNRDVVGFGYNGEPCYLDRTDFPCPAIRWKENTSDIKALREKERGDWKKLSIEEKKALYRASFRQTFSEMEAPTGEWKGIVGMALLVVSGGVWLYLYFKAFAYPPLPESFSLESRLAQLDRMKKLDMNPIDGPLARVK; via the exons ATGGCAGGCAGGCTGTTTGTGAACCGTTTACGGCCTGTTATTCAGGTCCAAAGATGCGGCATAATGACGGTCGACAGAATCGGTAATAGGGATGTAGTCGGTTTTGGATATAATGGTGAGCCATGCTATTTAGACAGAACAGATTTTCCTTGTCCTGCAATTCGCTGGAAAGAAAATACATCTGATATTAAg GcgttgagagagaaagaaaggggtGATTGGAAGAAGCTATCAATTGAGGAGAAAAAGGCCCTGTATCGTGCCAGTTTTCGTCAAACTTTCAGTGAAATGGAAGCCCCAACTGGAGAGTGGAAGGGTATTGTTGGAATGGCGCTGCTGGTCGTAAGCGGTGGTGTATGGCTGTATCTGTACTTTAAAGCATTTG cttatCCACCTTTGCCCGAGTCATTCTCGCTAGAAAGCCGTTTGGCGCAGTTAGACCGCATGAAGAAACTCGACATGAATCCAATCGATGGGCCTTTGGCtagagtaaaataa
- the Stim gene encoding stromal interaction molecule homolog, which translates to MRTSENGQAPISVAIRLLYLSFLGTVAASGGALDSTPTFQSSASSTSHSKITAFSATLTNGLAQAVAHESTGDTCNDDLACITMASHDRLGLEAIKSLHSQLDDDANGNVDLSESDDFLREELQYEAGYERRQRAFHHNDDMHISVRELWEAWLRSEVHNWTIEQTSEWLTSNVELPQYVPTFIQHRVTGATLPRLAVNNMHYLNNVLGIKDPIHKQKIALKAMDVVLFGPPKDTGHNLKDLILVILLFGALIGCWYAYQQKKNSQKHLHRMMKDMESLQKAEFALENLQKELERARLEQESAATEKQNLEKRLQDESLGLHTSYSDLEVSQLKAEIETLKLELQRAEGELEDRCWSPPAGLQHWLQLTHEIENKAYMNKKMAAEKQLQQAREACEKLRKKRSSLVGAFVSTHGKSIDEVDKSIVEARTALNEVTNELKERVHRWKQIEILCGFNIINNNGLNYLETVLYRGTPNGRGLGLSRGRLSSQDDLDDEASSVYAPSSVSAAAAGILENSAWKESSVPPGNRFGNELSDSSSSEAEKETHGIVHFVLGDGPEEPAGASGKTAPYKEKSSIVRSYSQDTNILGKDEDKASLPKTSYSENSLDTSDRSSCRSTATMTTTATAMGTKKFLRELPTVMSVDDETLSTDSNSTADNDELKRRRRKLFPAFRKNKTKIT; encoded by the exons ATGCGAACATCCGAGAACGGTCAGGCGCCTATATCAGTAGCTATTCGTTTGTTGTACTTGTCGTTCCTGGGCACGGTAGCGGCTAGCGGCGGAGCTCTCGATTCCACCCCGACCTTCCAAAGCAGTGCTTCGAGCACTTCACATTCCAAGATAACAGCCTTCTCTGCCACCCTCACCAATGGATTGGCTCAGGCAGTGGCCCACGAATCTA CTGGAGACACCTGTAATGATGACCTAGCCTGCATCACTATGGCTTCTCATGACCGATTAGGTTTAGAAGCTATAAAGTCTCTCCACAGTCAATTGGATGATGATGCTAATGGAAATGTAGATTTATCTGAATCTGATGAT TTTTTGAGAGAAGAACTGCAGTATGAGGCTGGTTATGAACGCAGGCAGAGGGCTTTCCATCATAATGATGATATGCATATCAGTGTCAGAGAACTTTGGGAAGCTTGGTTAAGATCAGAA gttcaTAATTGGACTATAGAACAAACGTCAGAATGGTTAACTTCCAACGTCGAGCTTCCTCAATATGTTCCTACTTTTATACAACACCGTGTAACTGGTGCTACGCTTCCTCG attagcTGTGAACAACAtgcattatttaaacaatGTGTTGGGTATCAAAGATCCTattcacaaacaaaaaattgcTCTAAAAGCAATGGACGTTGTTCTTTTTGGGCCTCCCAAAg aTACAGGACATAATCTTAAAGATTTGATATTggttatattattatttggaGCACTTATTGGATGCTGGTACGCATATCAACAGAAGAAAAATTCACAAAAACATCTTCATAGAATGATGAAGGATATGGAAAGTTTGCAGAAAGCAGAATTTGCTCTGGAAAATTTACAG AAAGAATTGGAAAGAGCAAGACTGGAACAAGAGAGTGCAGCTACCGAAAAACAAAACTTGGAAAAACGCTTGCAAGACGAAAGCTTGGGATTGCATACTTCGTATTCGGATCTTGAAGTATCGCAACTAAAAGCGGAAATTGAA ACGTTGAAATTAGAATTGCAACGTGCTGAGGGAGAACTTGAAGATAGATGTTGGTCACCACCAGCTGGACTGCAACACTGGCTACAATTAACTCATGAAATTGAAAACAAAGCATATATGAATAAGAAGATGGCGGCTGAAAAACAACTTCAACAAGCACGAGAAGCG TGTGAAAAATTACGGAAGAAACGTTCCAGCCTCGTAGGTGCTTTTGTTTCGACTCATGGAAAATCTATCGATGAAGTTGATAAGAGTATAGTTGAAGCCAGAACCGCGTTGAATGAAGTAACAAACGAATTGAAAGAAAGAGTACATCGTTGGAAGCAGATTGAGATACTTTGCGGcttcaatataattaacaataatggTTTAAATTACTTAGAAACAGTTTTGTACAGAGGAACGCCTAATGGTAGAGGTCTCGGACTTAGTAgag GACGACTCAGTAGTCAAGATGATTTAGATGATGAGGCAAGTTCAGTGTACGCACCATCGTCGGTCAGCGCAGCTGCTGCAG GTATTTTGGAGAATTCAGCGTGGAAGGAGTCTTCGGTGCCGCCCGGTAATCGGTTTGGAAACGAGCTCTCCGACTCTTCGAGCAGTGAggcagaaaaagaaacgcacgGGATCGTTCACTTTGTGCTAGGTGACGGACCCGAGGAGCCTGCCGGAGCGTCCGGAAAGACCGCGCCGTACAAGGAAAAGTCCAGCATTGTACGTTCTTACAGCCAGGATACAAATATACTGGGCAAGGATGAAGATAAGGCTTCCCTACCGAAAACATCGTATTCGGAAAACTCGCTCGACACCTCGGATAGGTCTAGTTGTCGTTCCACGGCAACGATGACTACGACGGCAACTGCAATGGGCACTAAAAAGTTTCTCAGAGAACTACCCACCG